Below is a genomic region from Planctomycetota bacterium.
TCAACGCCGTCGCAGCAATGTGAGCCCGAGCCCGCCGAGCAGGCCAAGCGTTGCCGGCTCGGGGATAACCGTGACGGTGCCGGTGAAGCCGAGGTTGTTGAAGTCGACCTGCGTGTTGGTGCCGCTGAGCACCACGTCGACGAACTGCACCTTCGACGGAAAGTTCAACGGAATGTCCTCGGCGAAGATCGGGTCGCTGTCGCTGCCAGTTGCGTTACCCAGCGCCGGCTCGACATCGTTGATCGTGCCGACCAAGTCCATGTTCGCGTCGAAGAACGTGAAGTCGATGTCATCGACGTCGAAGCCTTCGCTGTGGTAGTTCCAGAAGTGGATCGTCGTGAGGTCGTACTCGACGAGCAAATCGAATCGCAGGCCCAGCGGGTCGCCGGTGGTCCAAACGTGGGTGGACTGG
It encodes:
- a CDS encoding PEP-CTERM sorting domain-containing protein (PEP-CTERM proteins occur, often in large numbers, in the proteomes of bacteria that also encode an exosortase, a predicted intramembrane cysteine proteinase. The presence of a PEP-CTERM domain at a protein's C-terminus predicts cleavage within the sorting domain, followed by covalent anchoring to some some component of the (usually Gram-negative) cell surface. Many PEP-CTERM proteins exhibit an unusual sequence composition that includes large numbers of potential glycosylation sites. Expression of one such protein has been shown restore the ability of a bacterium to form floc, a type of biofilm.), with product MQHTRICVAVLAIGVGSSAVVAGIEPESVYLWDANMTVELAPGNDPDPFNNVSTEQSLANIIDLPSADAGELHNQSTHVWTTGDPLGLRFDLLVEYDLTTIHFWNYHSEGFDVDDIDFTFFDANMDLVGTINDVEPALGNATGSDSDPIFAEDIPLNFPSKVQFVDVVLSGTNTQVDFNNLGFTGTVTVIPEPATLGLLGGLGLTLLRRR